TGGTAGAAGCAAAGTGGAACAGTGTTGCATCAAAGTCCTGTGAGGATGACAGagtgcacacacaacatacaaagacacacacacacacacacacacacacacacacacacacacacacacacacacacacacacacacacacacacacacacacaaatagggggCGAAGAAACAGCTCTGCAAACCGCAAGGCTTGTGCCCATGAATATCACATGGTGGTGGAAGGCCCAGGGGGGATGCTGTGTACAGTCATTCACTACAATAGCGGTCTGAAAGCTTTCTAAGAAAGAGTCTGCCGGCGGAGCTGTAGCTGTGCCCTATAAAGGgcttttacagtttttgccgactgcttgcacacaatttgcaaaatttggctcatagagtcaaaactctacacacaagccaattactctcaacacttggagataaacccttcacatatatggcaacatgaagctctgctataaaagcataaacattgccataaaaaccttacaatcttttgtcaaaacctcactttcatgtcaaaagacacacaaaagcaccaaatgagaaaacaaattagatcaactttaaaacagttgtctgctttatacaaaacacagcagtctttctttttggagcagtctattcagtctcacagaatgtacattttcacaagaccccaaaattcaatactgtacattacaaagctgcaccttacagtacaggacattaaaccgaagcaaaatatatctcaaacagtgcatcactctaaatacaacagtgtgtaggtgagcttatgtacctttttgtgtattggttatattcacacattttcaaacatctaaatatgatataaatatggggttaagtcaacatgctgtaatgacaatcatagtcaatataggctactttgtttggttatgaggtatgaggtattcacgaaatacaatacatttccacagacacactatgcagctgacatctacatgacatcatcaaaattacagtttttgcctactgcttgcacacaatttgcaaaatttggctcatagagtcaaaactctacacacaagccaaaaactctcaacacttggagataaaccctgcacatatatgccaacatgaaactctgctatcaaaaccttaacgttgccagaaaaactcaacaatcttttgtcaaaacctcactttcatgtcaaaagacacacattagcaccaaatgagaaaacaaattagatcaacgtgaaaacagttgtctactttatacaaaacacagcagtctttctttttgtaccagtctattcagactcacagaatgtacatcttcacaagaccccaaaattcaatactgtacattacacaactgcaccttacagtacaggacattaaactgaagcaaaatatcttaaacagtacatcactctcaacacaacagtgtgtatgtgagcttatgaaccatttttttgtgtagcctattacgtatattcacacattttcaaacatctaaatatgatataaatatgtggttgatgtcaacatgctgtaatgaaaaacatagtctatatacttttgttgtttgggtatgaggtatgaggtttgattacagtaaagtaacgaagtacaatacatttccagacacaatatgcagctgacatctactattatgtgtatttctacaaactatcatgttcatacctaacatgtgatgatgaagataaaaggctactcctgccatcagggtaggttttacagaacgtgagtcagtcaatgtcactccatattctactctttagtaccgttgtgctatttgttgttttgtttgagtgtaggaaggtgtgaatttagcaaagtagccatcaaaataaaacaaataaatgcaaaataaaataagtgcaatgtaatataaagaatgcaactttgtaactggcagaatagtggttaattttgaaagcatgtgttttattgtcggtgcctaaatcttgtcatacatccagtgtgttttgtttttctagcggatgtgttttcccaatgatatgatgagtgttcatttttaaatggagtgtcttatgaaggaaaaagtgtgcagtgaccatgagcaagtgtgtagcataaagcaaaacgtgtgttgctgaattgctgcaacagtgttaagcagaacttttgtttaaggtacggcacactgtgtttaagttatgttaccaataacttaacaatatgctattttggtctaagcatcagcctatagtgttcaagcagtaggcaaatactgtaaatcatgttcagtcagtctgctcaagtgcttgcttggttgtgttctgaaaatgacactatttctacaaactatcatgttcacattacccaacatgtgatgatgaagacaaaaggcttgtatcaggctaggtttcacagtacgtgagtcagtcaatgccatactccatattctacactttagaaccattgtgctattcgccttgtttagcatacaagcaatcaaagtaaaacgaataaatgctaaataaaacaaatgcaatgtaatataaagcatgcaaatttgtaacatggcagaatagtgttcaattttgaaagcatgtgttttattgtttgtgcctaaatcttgtcatacatcagtgtgtttagtttttttaacagatgtgttttcacaatgacactctgagattttacttttgaacaaagtgtcttgtgtatgaaattgtgtgtagacagctggagtctgtgtgttgcgtaaaggagcaagtgccttgctaaactggtacgaaagtgtaatgtttgacttttgtttaaagtcaagcaataagtgtttaagttatgcaccaacaacttaacgatatgctactttggtttaagcatctgcctatagtgtttaagcagtaggcaaaaactgtaaaccTGCAGTGAAGCAAGAATCAGACCAGGACCACTAGTGACTTTGCCTTCTATTCTTGATTTTTTGTGAtcaattgttttttatttttttttacatatcaaCAACAAACATAGAACATatccccaccaccctcccctcttGCCTTctattcttgatttttttttggagAAGCCAGTCTTTGTGCTGTTTTGTTAAATTGTATTACCATTCTTACTTGCAGTGGCTTACGTGATATTAACATGTTGTTGAATTGAAATGCATCATCATCCTGTGAGCACACAATGCAGCTGAGCTCAGACTGTTCAGTGAAGGGGGCTGTGCTGAGTTGAATCAGCACTGCCACAGTGCTGGTGCTTACACCTCATAGTAACCAGCTGCACCGTTCAACCATCCGGTTGAAATGCCTCATTTACGCATCTGCTCCGGTGTCTTTGGATTCCTCTGACCCAGAATCCCCCATACCTGCGGGAGATAAACTGACTCAAtgtgttatttatttgtttttgattttttttctctaagATCTCACCTTTGACCTTGATGGTCTATCCTCAGATTGAGGGGAAGCGCTCGGGTCAGCACAGGAATAGATCCCCAGGAGCCCAGCTGTCAGTCAAAATGATTGGCACTGCTATCTACACGGAATCCCCTTAATGGCTGCAAGTCCCGAGGGCCAAGGCTGCGAGGGCAGACGCTGGACAGATTTCAGAGTACACTGTACTGTCTGCCTCACCTTCTGTGGTGCGCCGTTGATATGGAGGgccagtactgtactgtaacggATATGTAGAGACAGATTGGACCATTTCAATGCTAGCATGTGCTTTTGATATCGCATTGCTGACTGTAATGTATTGTTTggtcgtttttgttttgttttgatagtTTTTTTGCTATACATTTTTAACGGGTCAATGGATTTGCACCAAATCTTGCTTTGCTCACACGCTAATAGGTACATGAACTAAATGGATTTTGTGGGCCACGTTTTTGTAATCTTTTGTAATCTATGGTTTAGGGACACAGGGCGCAAAAGGACACAAAAGGGGCACAAAAGGGCACATTTGTATGAAATTGTAGGCGGAGGCTTGTGATTCAATGCTTTGGTGCCAATTTCTATCCGTTTTCAAATCCGTGtttaactgtgtctgtgtgtttttctctttcttaACAATTATGCAATGGAGTCTGAAAAAAGAAACTAATAAAAAAGTACGCTACATACGCATAATGGTCTAATTCTGTGGTTTGCCAGTACAGTGAACAGTGACGCAGAATTTATTGAGTGATTGAGTTGATTGATTTCTAGCTTGTCTCGGGTTTACAGACTAATTGATTGCTTGTCTCTCTCCCCAGGTCCTCTTCATCAATGCAACATTAGGGCTAGTCAGCATCTTCAGACACCACATACATGCTTCACGGGGGACCTTGCTGCCTTAAGACATCCACCGAGACAAGCACTGCATTCAGGCCCACCTTACTCCAGCTCCAGCAGGCAGAGAGCATGTGAGAGAGAATATAACACTCTTCTCTTTGACTGTGGCTATCCACCTGCGGACCTTCAGACGAAAAAACAGAAGCAGGTTTGTTGTGACGGAACAGAAGAAGGAGAAAGGGGTTGGAGCGGCGGTACGTTGAGGAGCAAAGACGACAAACTCCCGGGCAGATGAAGAGCAACGGACAACATCGGCATCATGCCCAGGCCCCCTCCCCACCACAACGACACCCCGCACCCACAGCCCACCATGCCGATGCTGACCCCAACGCCAACGACTATGTCTCCCTGGAAACAGAgaacggtggcggtggcggcggcggcggtgacgGCGGCAGCATCACCACCGCGGAGATCCTGTGGCAGAAGGGGGACGGCAGCCCCGTGCCACCGCTGGTCTCCCAGAGAGACACGCAGAGGGAGCGCATCATCCTGTGGGACGCCGACACGGACCAATGCGAGGAGCTGGTGCACCTGGAGCAGCTCCGGCTGCTGGAACAGGAAGAGCTGGAGGCTTTCCTGCTGACGAGAGGCCGGAGAGAGAGCCAGGAATGCCGAGACGACAACGTCATCCAccgggagggaggaggaggaggaggaggaggaggaggaggaggaggaggaggaggagaaggacgcaAGAAAatgagaggtgtgcgtgtgttggaCAGACATCCCAGGACCACAAGCACCACTAGCACcaatatcaccaccaccagcaccagccacAGCATCAGCAATAGAGGTTATGGACCAGCCGACACGAGGAGGGACGACAACAGAGACTATGGTCTGTCTGTCGATACCACCAGCAGCTACCAGCAGAACAACAATAACCACTGGCGGGCCGCAGCGGGCAGCATGGAGGAGCTGGATTCCGGGCTGGAGGATCCGGATCAGCTGGCGTACGCCTCCGAGAGCCTGAGGAAGGCTCGCTCCAGCTCCGAGGGGAACGTGTTCGCCTCCGCCGGCCTGTCTGCCGTGCCCACCCTCAGTAGCAGCCTGGCCAGCGCCCTGGACGCTTCTGGCAGTGTCACCACCACAGCCCAGTATGCCCTTTTactgtatttattcatttatttatgtagctaagctagtgaaagtcaatggatccgtgtagcaatggatccattgactttcactagcttagcgacatgctccctcttttaacttgtcttaaaggggtaagccactgttttggggcttaatacagttaaaatcgttggctggggtttataaaggtggtaaagtgtcatatttttcatgtcaagcgttaaagttaaaagagggagtatgtagctaagctaatgaaagtcaatggatcactgtagcatgtagcatactacacggatccattgactttcactagcttagcgacatgctccctcttttaacttgtcttaaagcaagacaatggcttacatgaaaaataagacactttgccacctttataaaccctgtccaacgattttaactgtattaagccccaaaatagtggcatacccctttaacatcttCTAACCCCTTCATCTTGGTAGCACTTTAAGATTAGGCCACACATATTAACCATGGTACTGGCACATATTGGTACTGGCATACCATTTTCCAGTCATTATAAATCACTAATTAACATCTTATTATGCAAATCCTTATTCTACTCTACACTCTTAACTAAGTATTTTTGCTATGTAAGCTCCTGCCATATTATAACATACACTCTTGGTATAGCATACAGTAGTGGAGCACTGTTCAGTTTGCATGCTGTGTTAATGTTAGATGTTTATGGCATTTAGAAGGCCTTATCACATCCCAATAGGCCCTCTACTCAACTTAATGTATTTAAaatgcatacatttttttcacaCCAGTGTATTTTTGTaccacacaagtaaacactgttTATCGTGGTATATGTACTTCTCAACTGATTGTTCTGTCTCATTGTATTTCACAGAAGCGTGGCAGACCACTATGCTGCCTACCCTACCTCAGCGCATAGTCTCAGGgctcggcagcagcagcagcagcagtaccagcGCCCCCTGGAGGTGGACCTGAACCACAACAGCATGCCGCCTCAGGCAGGCAGGGCGGCCCAGGCCTACGGCCTCCCACAAGGCAACGCAAACAGGAAGCACCTGCCCAGCAGACTGGTGCCACCTAAGCAgaggtttgtttgttttgtcgtCATGTAGTCATGGTCGTTACTATGGCAGCAGGTTCAGCAGGTGCGTTtgcaccggggcccgtgacctCTAGGGGGCCCCTCACCATCCCCAAGATGGAAATGATATGATAAATGCTCTACTTTCTGATCTGGTTGTGAAATGAATTGGCCTGTCTCAACTCTAGTAGATTATCAAAACTGTGTTGCAATTCCTATGTGAAATTAGTCAATTATTTGCGAAATATCTACAAATGTGAAATATCTAGCcacagggcagccatggcctagtggttaagaagatgggcttttggtcagagggttgcagattcgtaactcacccttccactccctatctgaatcactccatggctgacgtgcccttaaagcgatggttcggagtagaatcaccctaatgccatttgaaccgtgacacccatccacctttacacccgaagtgttttctgccgcaggcttacatcaacagagttgccgtgttattcgatgtttattccggatagcttgactcaagcgcatatggatactgggcaccgtctccaaactttccccacaaaaataacatatcatgacaccaaacttctacagtataacaaatgtggtttgtactcacaaaaagatgaatttgaaactttgtacatagtccaggagtttattactaacaacacacgagacgattagcttttctgctgctaaacatccgtcgacgtcacttcctccagctgggactttgttgatggaaacaaatacacgtgagtccggaaggcggaaaactcaaaaagacagcttgcgctacaactagaaattaaccacttcggatttaaattttaccacgtttacgatgccacactcgtgcatatatcctggctgtggactaaaacacaaaccttacaataagtggacagtcccagctggaggaagtgacgtcgacggatgtttagcagcagaaaagctaatcgtctcgtgtgttgttactaataaactcctggactatgtacaaagtttcaaattcatctttttgtgagtacaaaccacatttgttatactgtagaagtttggtgtcatgacatgttatttttgtggggaaagtttggagacggtgcccaggatccatatgcgcttgagtcaagctatccggaataaacatcgaataacacggcaactctgttgatgtaagcctgcggcagaaaacacttcgggtgtaaaggtggatgggtgtcacggttcaaatggcattagggtgattctactccgaaccatcgctttaagcaaggcacctaacccctcactgctacagggactataaccaataccctgtacttaaaatggCTGCATGTCGCTCTTGATAAAGGTCTtcgctaagtgtaatataatgtattgaACCCTAACATCACGTCAACCTCAGAGGGCCCCTGGTGCATACTCCAGGATCCGTGACGCTTCGATTCTTGGCTTTTGGCCAACCTGTAAAACATATgacttattttttgtgtttttgtttacgaCTGTGaagcactatgtgtgtgtgttttgactatGATGTTTGAGTCCTATATAATttaatactgaaaaaaaaacgaTGCGACTACCTTGGCGTTAAAAAAACATTATATAAACACAGTgcattttccttccttccttccttccttcgtttcttcctttcttccttccctgtcctctatcttccttccttccctcctttcttctttccccttcctctatcttcctttcttccttccttccttcctttcccttcctctatcttcctttcttccttccttccttcctgtcttccTTCCCCGTCCTCTAtcttcctgtcttccttcctcgtcctctatcttcctttcttccttccccttcctctatctccCTTCCTTCCCTGTCCTctatcttccttccttccttccctcctttcttcttacCCCTTCCTCTATCTTCCTTCCCCGTCCTctatcttccttccttcctttctccttccttccttcctgtcttccttccccttcctctatctctcttctttctttccttccttccttccccgtcctctatcttcctctcttccttccccttcctctatcttcctctcttccttccctgtcctctatcttccttcccctccctctatcttccttccttctttcctgtcTTCCTCCCCCGTCCTCTATCTTCCTGCAGATTGGAGGAGCTGCAGCAGTGCATGAGGTCCGACTGGAGGCAGGAAGCGGCGTCAGGCGCGCGTCAGGCAaacggctcctcctcctcctccggcgaCCGGAAGAAAAGTTGCGACGAAAGAGTTCCGCCATGCCGCCGGCAGCTCGTTCGGCCGTTCCTGTCCGAGAGCAAACCGGAGCACCCCACATGGGCTCCCGACCCGCCTCCCTcctcacacccacacaaccaacaccaacaccaacaccaacaccatgtCCCCCCCCACCCAGGCTACACCTCCGCTGACCTGTCTCATGCCAACAGCAGAAACCAGCATGTCGTCCACCGGGTAACAGGGTATCAGATGAATGGCAGCTCCCAGGGGGGGTCAGCTCAGGGCTCAGGGTCACTAAAGGTGGGGGGCAGGCTCTCAGGACCTCCGCCTGGCCCTTCCAGTCTGGAGAGGAGGGCGCCCGTCACCCCGCGCCTGTGCAGGAGTCCCAGTGGCTCCCAGTCCCCCCCGTCACCCCGGGACGTGGGCTCCCCGCGCAGACACCCCCAAATGGTCTCCGTCTCACCCCCCAAACCACACGTGCAGAGGGGCTACCCTGGCACTGggcaccaccctccacccccaggtGGCGTGAGCAGCAACAGCTTGCTGCGCGCCCCTGTCAGGACTGGGGTGGGCACGGGCATCCCCAAAGGGCCCCTGCCTGaccaccgccccccaccccccgggaCCCAAGACAACAGGTCCTCGCCACCCAAGTGCCCGCCCAAGCCCAAAACCGTGCGACCCAAGATCATCACCTACGTGCGCAAGAGCAATTCGCCGGCCAGGCCCCCCGAGggaccccacacccacccccaccacccccagcaCCACGCCCACCAGGTGTCGTCCCTGCCCTCCCGCCTGGGCTCCTCctcctgtggtggggcccccgcCGAGTCGGCGCAGAGTCGACAGAACCCCCCGGCGCTTAGTGCCTCAAACCTGCTGTTTGACAAGTACAGACACGAGATGCAGAGGGTGCCCCAGTTCCTCCCcagtggaggaggtgggagtggaggaggtgggaatggaggaggaggagcaggaggagcagcaggcacgggtggtggtggggtcagGGCCCCCACCTACACAATCCCCCACAAGCAGAGTAGCAGGACGGACAACTACTACGGGTCACTCAACAGCAAGTACACGGCTGGAGGGGTGAGCATTTGAAGACTATCGTAACCTCCTCtatttatactctctctctctctctctctctctctctctctctctctctctctctctctctctctctctctctctctctctctctctctctctctctctctccataatagTAATCCTAATGGTACACTTTTTTCTTAAGTATAAGGATTTATATCTATAATATGTATACTATaccatgtacatacagtatactacgcCATACTATGAACATACACATTTCATTCAGCACTAGGTCATGAGTGAATGCAATGCTTATACAATTAGATGCACGTGGTCCAAAAAACTGTGCCATTGCAGATGATGACGTCAATCTACACCCCTGACCTGATTCTAATGCCTGCCACGCCCATGTTTTTGCAGGGGTGCAGAGGCCCGTCTCATTTCGGGGGCATGGCCCCTGGACACCTCTCAGGGCCCGACGGGGCCCCTCCGAGGGCCCTCAGGCCCCAGCTGGGGGTGGCAGGGGCTGTCAGGGGCCCCACCGGAACCACCAGCACGAAGAACCGCACGCCTCTCACAACGGGTCAGAAccagccagtgcaggcagtggtCCCAGCGCCCCAGAACACAGCAGGTGAGgcagtgatggatggatggatagatggatggatggatggatggataaatggatggatggatggatggatggatggatggatggatggatggatggatggatggattggggGATGGATTGGTGGATGgaaggatgcatggatggatggatggatgggaagatggatggatggagggatggatgggtggatggatggatggatggatggatggatggatggagggatggatggatggatggatggatggatggatggatggatggatggatggatggatggatggatggatggatggatggatggatggatggagggatggatggatggagggatggatggatggatggatggatggatggatggatggatggatggatggatggatggatggatggagggatggatggatggatggatggatggatggatggatggaggctaTAGGTGGAACTCATTTATCCGTCACCAGTCACTGTGGAACGTACGTACaatagattctaaaatctacctgTCACTTATCATTTTTTACCAttcaactcaagtcaagtcaagttggctttattgtcaatttcttttcatGCTCTGATCATGCAAATAATTGAAATAACTCTTACTTCCTTAACTCTTACTTTCCTAAGCAGACATAGACAATCTTTATGAACATAGACAGTAAGACatacagacattaaagtgcaagtcCAATCCCTAGTCAACCATTCCAAATATCGTAATACTTTCATATATATATTATTCCCACGTGTTATTTTGTGGTCTACCTCACTGTAATGcctaatttcaaactgtcaatcaaccagaaacggtTTCTCCATCTTGTAAACTCAGGGGTACGGTCTCCTCCTTCCTGCCGTTTTAGAGAATGTGTGATTATGCCAATTACAATGGTTTTCAGACggtggatttatcaacagccgctcgttCTTACCATGGGATTGGTGTGGTACGCATTTTTAGTAAAACTCACGTGAGCCTTGTCGTACAACGAGTTCTCCACTCATATCTATGACGGGTTCTACGATAGCTTGATAAATAAGGCCCAATGTCTACTGGAAATGCATATACTGTCTTTAGATGAACCACAGACACAAATGTCTCCTCTTATATTATTCCTCCAGCATGAGCGGGTATGTCgggtattagggctgcacaattaatcgaaaataatcgtgataatagTGAAATCGTAGtcatgatttcaatcgtgatttaattgtggcaatagtggCAATACAATTCATTATTGGTTaaatttcatcttgttataattttccaaaaaaacggcaaaaatcaataatggtgattatgattttgtctaaaataatcgtgattatgattttgaccaaaataatcgtgattatgattttgaccaaaataatcgtgattatgattttttccataatcgtgcagccctatcagGTGGTATTCAGTACAGTAGtggagtggttcccaacctttttcttaagggacccatgtttttactattgtaagctttggtgacccaaccacgcgagcgcccgcacgagacggagtcacaagatgccctctgtttcctgcaaaaactaattttagttattttattcctcaattcgtctttggtcaaatatagaataaatgtttaatgtagcacttacaatttgttgcttctatgcatttattagtcaaatgctttgtcttttattcaacatgggctatatatattgaaaatgaaaccccttaaaatcaagagggctccgcgaccccctgtggatctttggcgacccataaggtgggtcccgacccataggttgggaaccactgcagtagtggACCCCTGCTGCTGGCCCTGTAGGGAACATCTCCCCAACACTGACTAACTGACTAGCTGCGTTTCAGCCTTGCTGTTCATAGAAGCAGGGAGGCCGACAGGaggcggggggacaaaggggtcagttgtcccaggcacagggagaaaggggccccagaattgagtcctcgtTATATTTAATGTATTTGGTCGGGGGTggcttttagttgattttgtcccaggcctggccaaagctgtcagcagccctgcatggaGGCACCACAGACTGCTGGGATTCATTATTAGTGTATACGTCAGTGCTCATCACCCCCTCGCTTTGATCCCTGTGTCTTGTGGGATTGCCTCACCAAAAAAAATAGCCCTGCACAGCAGTCGGAGCTAATTACTAGGCTCATTCGCACGTTTCAGACTTATCATGAAGCTAATATcaaaaaaacatgcagagatGTGGCTTTATACATTAGAAATGGTGACAGATGAGGGTacgcattgcgtgtgtgtgtgtgtgtgtgtgtgtgtgtgtgtgtgtgtgtgtgtgtgtgtgtgtgtgtgtgtgtgtgtgtgtgtgtgtgtgtgtgtgtgtgtgtgtgtgtgtgtgcattcatgcgtgtgacacaagacacaagactgATACGTGCTATTAGACGTCACATTTATGTAAGACCACTCTTTTTCACTTTCCTAAAGGTTTGGCATTTTCAAAGTGATCCATGTATGCGCAGTGTTGGCGTAATCATGCTAGCGATGcagatagaggaaggggaaggggagaacCAACCAGGGTTTAGCTGACTGGTGGTAAATGTGCCAGAGCCAAAGCTAAAGCTGCCGGGCTTATTCTACTGCAGTAGGTGGGTTCATATCCAAGTTCACATGAATCTATTATGGTGCTctccccagggttgccagataaggctgatgatttccagcccaaaaaatgctcaaaacccgcctagaagcagaaaaatcccgcccaattctattgatttctatggcaaaaattgggcgggtttttctgctaaatgccatttttacccgcacacagccatcctaagcagcccaattgggcaggaaacagcccaatctggcaacactggtgccctCCCCAGGCGAGGCaagggggggggagagcaa
This window of the Engraulis encrasicolus isolate BLACKSEA-1 chromosome 7, IST_EnEncr_1.0, whole genome shotgun sequence genome carries:
- the mtus2a gene encoding microtubule-associated tumor suppressor candidate 2 homolog; translation: MKSNGQHRHHAQAPSPPQRHPAPTAHHADADPNANDYVSLETENGGGGGGGGDGGSITTAEILWQKGDGSPVPPLVSQRDTQRERIILWDADTDQCEELVHLEQLRLLEQEETTSTTSTNITTTSTSHSISNRGYGPADTRRDDNRDYGLSVDTTSSYQQNNNNHWRAAAGSMEELDSGLEDPDQLAYASESLRKARSSSEGNVFASAGLSAVPTLSSSLASALDASGSVTTTAQSVADHYAAYPTSAHSLRARQQQQQQYQRPLEVDLNHNSMPPQAGRAAQAYGLPQGNANRKHLPSRLVPPKQRLEELQQCMRSDWRQEAASGARQANGSSSSSGDRKKSCDERVPPCRRQLVRPFLSESKPEHPTWAPDPPPSSHPHNQHQHQHQHHVPPHPGYTSADLSHANSRNQHVVHRVTGYQMNGSSQGGSAQGSGSLKVGGRLSGPPPGPSSLERRAPVTPRLCRSPSGSQSPPSPRDVGSPRRHPQMVSVSPPKPHVQRGYPGTGHHPPPPGGVSSNSLLRAPVRTGVGTGIPKGPLPDHRPPPPGTQDNRSSPPKCPPKPKTVRPKIITYVRKSNSPARPPEGPHTHPHHPQHHAHQVSSLPSRLGSSSCGGAPAESAQSRQNPPALSASNLLFDKYRHEMQRMMTSIYTPDLILMPATPMFLQGCRGPSHFGGMAPGHLSGPDGAPPRALRPQLGVAGAVRGPTGTTSTKNRTPLTTGQNQPVQAVVPAPQNTAGSQADAKKASSAGLVSPKSLLPKPSLSGLRPPGYSSRLPPSRLTAFGFVRSSSVSSVSSTHSGESARSDPCKPAFRNSVNDEPPFHRIISTPQGGSTRQPSLQPPATLALKRRSLLPPPAAASKKEVLKNPDLVRSAVSSPKRLAVVSPKPQSPVVPSSRPRPVAAITRVTTQSTSPQKEPLPLEEEDGEPATPPKKKDASLAQQQQQQQQEEELRRLQQRCEEQQLQLEGTRAELKKTTLGLEAFAVCTQHLCLQTQSASEREKQLSFELEKIQDEVVCNREQLELIQREKVELELSFQQEVRELQGKQEAELSALEEGLRSHHSAELEHLRAEHQSEMEELRTQQQEQMDEMAVCHASAMGELKAMNSLTMATVQEEHTRTMRDLRKAHEQQKSKLEEDFQQFRLSLQDQVDTLTFQNQALRDKAKRFEDALRRSADEQIVDALAPYQHIEEDLKSLKDILEMKNQQIHDQEKKILDLEKVQAHKNVVLEERVQVLQQQNEDLKARIDQNLAISRHLSEENANLQVSVEKESSEKKRLSRNNEELMWRLQMSPCASPSHRASSSSTSTSPTSSTFFPASSEIPPYIYSPGPGTPIHGGGGGGGSPVHFCYPAGGSTPTHHGGSRH